The DNA segment TTTAGTATCACTTATTGGCAGGTGTTCCGTTGGTGTATGAAGCCTTCAACTGGGAGCATGGTGTCATGATTGGTGCTTGTGTCAAGTCAGAGGCCACAGCTGCAGCAGAGTTTAAGGGTAAGTGTTTAACAGGCTGGGGGGTACTATTATTTTGAGATCAAGTTTGGCAGcaatatgcatgcatacaataAAAGAATAGTGCATTTTGCACTTTTGCAAAAATCTCATCTAAACCATGCAGCTGTCATCACCAAAGTATTGTCAAATTGTCTGGTTCAAAAGATTAAATGCAAGCAATCATGACAAGCACAAAGCTTATGTAGTTCTGCTTTACAACAGGCAAGACAATTATGCATGACCCCATGGCTATGCGGCCATTCATGGGCTACAACTTCGGTCAATACCTGCAGCACTGGCTGGACATTGGCAAGGTGCCTGGCAGAAAGGTGAGAGCTGTGTTGATAGAGACCCATTGTTGAGTACCTGGCAGGAGTGGACTTAATATTTGACAGGAGGTCACAGTAAAGTGCCCAGCATTAGCAGACTGGTAGACAAGATCCTTGGAAGTATTAGACATGAGCAAGTTGCCCAGGGGGTGTAGGATAGGTGTTTTACACAGAACCAGCAACTAATGCTTTATCcaggcaagacagccagccctgtaaaaagatGCCATATGCAGATAAGTTGCCCTTGAGTACTAGACACATGGTAAGCAGGGAATTCAGAAGATAAGATCATTCTTGAAAGTTAACACAAGACTCACTCTCAGACTAGCAGACTGTTTTCTATGTGTTTCTGGACCCATGGGCTTGTTCACTAATGTCCCCCTTAAGACCATGAAGGTCAGGGTTAGAAGACTTTTGATGTCAGTTAttgaaaaatcatttattcAAATGATTACATAAGATTTTCCAATGCGACAAAAGTTCCTCCACGTGATTGCACCAtactgtgtgtttttttccGACAAATAATTGCATAACATTTTCCCAGCAGGTTTGTTTCTTCAGATGATTGCATGATATTTGTCTACCTGACTAGAGTTCATTGAAGAATTAATGGCCAGTTAAGTTTAAACCTTGGACGCATCATATGccatctttaaatttttaaccaTTTCTCCCAACAGATTTGTTCCAAGAGataaaactgtctttaaaagGATGTGAGGTTAACACTAATACTTTATCTGCCTTATCATTTGTCACTTTTGAATGTGTAGCAGTGCAGTTCGATAATCCAGCTAGTTTCTAATTAGTATAGCCAGTTCCTGCACAGTGGCTACTTCATACTATAGCAAGTTCCTACATATTGGCTTCTGTTTTAGCTTCCCAAGATTTTCCATGTCAACTGGTTCCGCACCAATGATCAAGGCAAGTTCCTGTGGCCAGGATTTGGGGAGAACATTCGCGTCCTTGACTGGATCCTGCGTCGTTGCAAAGGAGATGACTCTATTGCTGTGAAATCTCCCATTGGCTACATTCCTAAACCAGGTTAATTTCATATTGGCTTGAATATGCAGCaactctgttctgaaaaaaatcaaatacacataaaaaatttaaGATTTGGTTTAACTTTTGACATCATTGGTTATAATtttttgctaatttttgtttttgattaggTACCATCAACATGAAAGGACTGAGCAACATAGACGAGAAGGAGCTGTTCTCACTGCCCAAGTCCTACTGGATGGATGACACGCGGGAGAGTCGCAGGTTCTTGGAGGACCAGGTGGGCTGCGATACCCCCCCAATCATTTTCAAGCTGCTTGACGAGCAGGAGGCTGCTTTCGCCGCCTGGCCTGATGATTAAAGCGGTTGGCAGTGCAAACTTGCTGACCAGACAGACCGTTCAGTGTTTCTTTTTGAGGCTGCGAGTCAAGTAGTTCTTGGACACTTCTGCGTCTTGATGCTCAGAATAGCTCTTCAGTAGTTTTCAGACACTTGTGTTTATTCTCCTCTTTATTTTGTCATGTATGAAGATTCTGTTATATATCATCTGTAAGCACTATCTGCCAGTTTGTCTAAACTGATTTTTCCTTCATCAGCAAACGACTGCTGAATCCAGATATTTTAGTATACTTTTgtataaagttggttgttattgttattgtattattattagtagtagtattgggttttttaatacattttctttgtagGAACTGATGTGGAGTTATCtgtgtaatttttgttaatttttggtGTGTATGCACACTTAAGTAGACAACTACAATAACAGTATAGTCAGgttagaaaaatttaaaaaaactgttgaaaagataggtcaaaattaaaaattcacaaaagtTAGAAGCTAGAGCTGGATGCATCAAAGAAACTTGAGCACAAACTTGATAATCTAGTGTTGCCCAAAGTCAGTGTTCTCCACTTTGACCAGCAGTTTGAAACGAAACAGCAACACTTAAACAGAGTTCAATGAACAAAATAGTCTGTCTCCCACCATGCTGTATAAGATTTTTATCCAGGTTTTCAGGCCTGAGCTTTGAAAGGAGCTTACTGTAGCAAGCAAgtgatatttttttccagtgatGTTCTTTCATGAACTTGGAATTGGCTAAAATGTTCAAGTAATTGTATGCTTGATTTAAAGTGAATTCAGTGTCATGTGCATTCAGTGTTTTTTGGTTTAGGTTTTAATTAAAGAGAGTCTGATTAGTACTTTGTAAATATGGCATTGTATGTCCAGACAAAGTggatcttcagaaaaaaattctaatgccagtttttcttattcattatttctgtaaatcaggtttgttttgaaataatagtTATATTATTGTTATGAGTATTGATTTTATAATTGTATGAACTAAGCTTTTTACCTGATCTTGTTCTTAATAAGATTGTGGTGACTTAAGGCAGTAGTTGTGTTGGTACATTTGTTATCCGGCTATTTTCACTAATTGCTTTCCGCAGGAATTGCAGTGTCTGAGCTGACTTGTCACCACCCTATAGCTTCCATGTGATTAGGGTGTCAAGTGcagttttgttttgactttccTTGGCAAGTCCTGGGGTAGAGTTTAGGGGATGGAAGTGGGCTTGGGTTTAGGTTAAGACAATCTATTGTTTGGCCCCTCCTGCATACTACCAGCTGAGGGAGCATTTACTACTTCCAGCAATAGTTGGGTTATCCAGTGTCCCTTGTGTTCCTTAGTAAACAAAACTAGCCTGCATGTTTCTCAAGTGGATCTTGTCCCTTCAGCCCCCACGTCTCACCTGAAGACTAGTGTGAACGCACATAGTGTTGGaagcactttttatttctttgtgggACCGAAAAGATTTGTGGAAATGCTCAAGTTATGCTCAGATACTATTCAGTTGAGAGCTATGCTCAcaatgtttctttaaaacaacCCCTAATGCTTTTGTTCATGTCACAGCAAAATGGTATGTTTTAATAAGATTCAACAATGTTCACATGCAGTTGAATGTCATGTAAACGAATGGTATTCACATGACAGGCTAAACAGGCCTTGTCAGGGTAGAGGGATGGATACCGTTTGCCACTATAGTCGGATTGGATTCTAAATATTGATGTGATGTCATATTAGGAACATCCTTGCCATTATGTGTGATGTAGTTCATATATATTGCTATACCTAATAAAGAGACAATGTTTGTGATGCTTTACTCAGTCATGAAAAGTGGATTGCTTGCGTACTTTCATTGCAGCTACAATTGGTCAGTGTTACCTGACTTTCTGATATAACTGCTTCAAATTTCTCAAGTTTGCTTCGGCGtgttttgttcaaaatttaATCTTGATCAACACTCTTACCAATGCTGTCCTGTGTGGATGCAAAATGCCAATCACTGAGAATATATTTGAACACCACATCCATTTCCTCATGATTGCACTTGAGGTGTCCTGGAACCTTAGCCAGTTCAGGAAGACCAGGTTTGGGAATACCCCAGAATTCAGAGACCCCCTCATCAGTTACTATCATTAAAATACTTGCTCAGTTATAGAAGACCAAGCAAAGGATTTAAACTCAATAACCAGCACTAACTGTTATTAACACTAATATTTAAGTAAATCAAAAGGAGAGGGTTTTTTGACaatgatgtaaaaatatatatgtatagcatATTTTGGCTGAATTGTAATATAAGCAAAGTTATGCAGTAccaatattgtcattttacctgctaaGGCCTTCGTAATGCTATAtgtatgagcttttctcacaaacttcattatcgATTTGAGACGCTTGCTTGTCACACAccttgacactgatgttcctgcttTGTCCAGTGCTGGTtaccaataaacagaaaagcatagaaacataaattttaaaaataccataCCAAACAAAGTCCTGCGTCCTAAAACTTTTCGAGTATAGAAGAGGGGGACAGGCAGAAGAGTGAGGTGTGAAAAGATATTAAACTTAGTGTATGAAGCTATCTCCTAAGGTCCAACCGTAcaagctttctttggtccaCGGACTCCGAGCAAAAGGGAGGGGAAAATTAAGTGTCAAACACTCGGCGACTCGACTGCTGACTAATTAAATAACTCATAAAGATTACTTACAAACCCCGACAATCTAGTTCCCATGAAATCCCATCCCCTCGTGGCCTCGAGTGTTCCAGAAAATATCaccccccctccccacctttcCCCTCTTGTCAGGCGGGGGCGCCAGCGGTAGTGTAGTGGTGAAAAaactcacttgtcaccactgcagtgagcggctcagggttcagatctcgtctcgggacactcgcTTGTTTTTGGCGGGGGGCTAGGCATCGCGAGAGAGGATACTCGGCAGTGAGTGGCTGGGGTTAAAGCTGCTAATTGCTCCGGCCCTACAGGAGCATCGCGGAGAAAGGTTTGCCTTCGGCGGATGAGAGAGAGCACACAGACATGTGACAGTAGACGACAGCCTGACTTTTAGCGCCGCTGACGATGCGacgcagccgtggccattgtacaagccTGTGTattaaagggtcgcacacctgctgactgctCCTGCCTTTGTTCGAGTGTTGGAAGTTTGTTGTCGTCACACCACAACCCCTACAACTCGGCTGCATCTGAAAGACTTGATCCCCAGTGCCAAAGTATTGCATAGACTGGGCTGCCCAGAGGTGGATAGTGTCAGGTCACCACATGTAACGCTGCTTTGTCACCGGAAATGGTACAAAAGAAGTAGCCACAGCTCTTAGCTTCCGGTTCCAGATCAGCGGCCTGATTACAGTCAAGTAGCCGTGTCTGTATCTGACTGGCAGTTTTGTGAGATGTAAGAAGGAACCAGACTTATCTGCAGGTTCTCAGAGTTCTTTTCTCTCTGACCTAGGATACTTTAAGCTTTGGGGGACTCTTTCAAGAGGTTTGCCTTGGTCTTCTTGACGGTCGACATCTTGCGTGTaacacttctttttctttagccTTCTATAGACCTAACCAATGAACCTCCCGTtgactgcaaaacaaaatgcttgTCCCTGACCCTTCGTGTAGACGCAACTGTTTTCGCATCTCGTCTTGGTCAGTAGGCTTGCCAGACTGGTGTTTGTTCTCGTGGCCACACGACCTAATGTCTAGCATTTAGCTAATGAAGCgcaaattaaaacacattgcTTACAAGAAAGTCGAGTGAAGCGAATGTCAAGCATCTAGCCTATAAATAGAAATGATTTCAGTCATAAATGAATCTTAACGAGAGGGCAGCAACACTTGCCATGGCTCTTGACTATAAGCCAATCGGACCTTTTCCTgctttctctgtgacccttgaCCTGGCCGTCGATCTGGCCATTCAGCTGGCAAGTAGAAAAACTCCGAGCCCTGACCAACTTCACTTACCTCCCCCTAACCCCACTTCCCCTGCCAACCCTCCGCAGTGGCGGCATGAAAGAGTCAAGGCGTGTGTGTTGCGTAGACAGCGGGTACTGGCAGGGGCGTgggggtggtggttgtggtggggaAGAGCAGGGAGGGAGATCAGCGGCAAAAGGATAGAGTCTGACCGTTAGTCGGCACGTCACGTCACGCACACAATGGCCGTGACGTCGCTGAGAGTGGCCGGTGCTCTACTGCTGGCCCTCATCGCCAATGCTGCGCTTCTGTCCGTTCTGCTGGTGCAGAACGCTAGTCGCCACTCTGCACACCACAGCGACAACATCAACGACAACGCCTTGGAACTCATCTACCACAAGGAGGGCGACGTCGGCTCTTATTCAAACTTGGTGTCAGGTGGCGGCAAGGCCGGGCAAAGCACTACGGGGCGTGTCATGGGGGCAGCGCGTGACGTGCAGACACAGAAAGTCCTGTTGTCTGGAGCAACGAGAGCCGACAGCAATGGAGGTGTCAGAAGTGTCAAAGACATGAGCGCCGATAACATTGGAAGTGGTGGAGTGAAGAAGGTCGTCCATGTCCTTTCACGTTCACAGAGAAGCACAATTTTGAAAGTCGCCGACACGGGCCGTTACCTTAATGACGTCATTGCGTCTCTGACATCTGCTGAGCTTCAAAGTCTGGAACCAGGCGTTGCAAAGGTGAGCTGTGTGGTGTGACAGATGGGAAGATGCGTGAATCTGACGAGGCTTCACTGCGTGTGACTAGGGAGGTGACGTCGTGTGCGAACAATCTCCGTGAGTGTTAGTAATATGTAATCTGTCAATATGAACTGcaaaatagtgtgtgtgtgtgtgagagagagagagaggtagagaatAATTACCTGTGTGATTTTGACAAAATGAGCTgtaccacgaactaatatccctggactgctagcagacgatttttttccagttaactgctaaaacgaggcattagacgacatctATCTAATcatcttcgtgcatcaggttgcacataaggcacatgtcgatcggctgaaacccgctctaggtgaccccatgtccagccctttcctttcctctccctttccactgttcttctccaagtttcctttgggcggcctcgttttcttcggccgtctggagtccatcataGGTCGattctggagaggtctgctgtctgctggcggagcacatgtccaatccatcgccaacgccttcgttgaacctgcgtggtgatggactcggtttcaatTCTTCGGTAGAgttctttgttggtgatggtatttggccaaaagatgttaagtatgcgcctgaggcatctgttttggaagatgtcaaggttgttactgatggttttggtcatcttccatgattctgatccgtaaagaaGGGTGCTGATCACGTTTGACTttaagattctcagcttgatcttctggctgatgttttttgccttccatgtgctcctgagtgaggcgaagaaACCCAAAATTAATTAACCAAAGTACGCGAttcacacctgcgatcaacgagcgccgctagCAGTGTCCTACGTCACggtggtacaccattcacaacgtTGTGAGCCGTCAACGCCAATCACAACGACAGTTCGGGTTATGCGGACGTTGAAAGTCCGGACTTTCTTGTACTAAAATCGCAGTTTTCAGAACCACAtgaatgcagactgtcagcgtctgAATAACACGAACTGTCGTTcatcctctgtctctctctctgactaGTGTTGACTGCTGCCAATGCTGTGAATGGCGCACTGTTACGGCGCTCGTTAATCACAGCGGATAATAAGtatggatgggttttggaggctgaaatttacaggttaggcttgtatcgcctatatctattgatgtctgaaaaaaactgcaaactattcaggttggtctttaaaacttttgttgaaACATCAGTCATGCTATTGTGTGCTAAGTATTGGGTACTGGCTGGCGATGAACAGTTGGTGTGCACTGCACTGCACTATGTTAATGAATTATCAGCTCTTAGTACCTAGTGACTGGTGATGACCATCACATTGCTTTACGGTGTAATAATGTTTGCAACTGGCTTGTGGTCAGTGCAGCTTGCGTGATTCTTGCTCAACATTTACTGATGACGAAGTAAGGGTTAACCTTGATCCTGTGTGTTTCCTGCTAAATACTTAATTCCTTATGACACGTTTAGGTTAGGATTAGCCCTGATGTTGTGTGTTTCTCGCTAGATATATTTGTGATCACATGGTACAGACGCTGGTACCGGCGCTGGTGGGGCTGGAGAGTATGGTGCTACGCGAGCTGGAGCGATTGCACGCCGTCAGCCTCAACCAGGAGCTGCGCATAGAGCAGCTAGAGACTAGGCAGCTGGACCAGCAGGACCTTCTGGACAGCCTCAGCCTCGCGCGGTAAACAATCTGTCTGCCTATACCTGTTTTTTGTATGCTGTTTATTAAGCTGGCTGGTTGTCTGTCTGAATGGCTGTATGCCCTAAAGTCAGTCTGTGCAAGTGGTCCTCTGGTTGACCGTTTCCTGCCTTTCTGGCTATCTGTCTGTTAGTGTGCCCCTCTTACTGACTCTTCCTGTTGTAGTCTGATGTATTAGTTACACTGACAAaatcttttcaaagaaaattaagttGTTCTAGTCTGTTTACGGGAGAAAACTCGTAACTTTAGAGGAAGTTGTCatcctgtttcttttctttcgttttcttcttttcctcctcctgaAAGTACcatgttatttttatgcatttgtgtttttgtttcggTCCGCATCTAAGCAGGAAAGAGCCAGTGGAGAACCAGAAGCAGGAGCCGTTGGAACATGACGTCACCGCTGGATTATCAGGCAATATGTCTGTGCAGAAAGTGGCATCAGAGCGAGGCTCAGAGCTGTACTCTGCGGTACAAGAAGAAACTTGGTCTGGAAGTGGTGAAGGCGTCACTTTAAGCCCACCAGCAATGACAACTCTTgcaacagcgacaacaacaaaCGGTGACAACGCGATCATCAACCACATTTATGAAATCTACAGCTCCCTTACTTCTCTGGAGCACAAGGTGAGGGTTAGCTGAATAGTGGGgaccagggccgtgcttaggggcaggcagacgaggcatctgcctagggccccgcacatttcattaaataacaaccgtggcgatcgtggtgtcaagggccccgcacataccctatgcctcgggccccgcggggggtaagaacgggcctggtgGGGACAATAGGGAGTAGAGATTCACAACTCACAACAGCCGTTAATCCTAACAGATATGAGCAGTTCCTATAGATGACTAATCAGTATCACAGACATCACAATATCAAAATGCCAGTATACCCATCTTATCAAATTATCAATAATACTGAAAG comes from the Pomacea canaliculata isolate SZHN2017 linkage group LG12, ASM307304v1, whole genome shotgun sequence genome and includes:
- the LOC112553366 gene encoding uncharacterized protein LOC112553366 isoform X1 — translated: MAVTSLRVAGALLLALIANAALLSVLLVQNASRHSAHHSDNINDNALELIYHKEGDVGSYSNLVSGGGKAGQSTTGRVMGAARDVQTQKVLLSGATRADSNGGVRSVKDMSADNIGSGGVKKVVHVLSRSQRSTILKVADTGRYLNDVIASLTSAELQSLEPGVAKTLVPALVGLESMVLRELERLHAVSLNQELRIEQLETRQLDQQDLLDSLSLARRKEPVENQKQEPLEHDVTAGLSGNMSVQKVASERGSELYSAVQEETWSGSGEGVTLSPPAMTTLATATTTNGDNAIINHIYEIYSSLTSLEHKVTELGSSLTAAVGETYRQRSSLVRIEDIVGELGRTQRNLVMRTTMHTFKLSDMEQFKGQTEILLQTTSGTLSRFQGRLESFKDKVTEQQDEMQNMRAIFGRLEQMASELRAADTYKAHDIQELKQSVMQLESRLSHLYHSLDRSVGNLRWDVKTYLDHLCSSNSLQC
- the LOC112553366 gene encoding uncharacterized protein LOC112553366 isoform X2, with translation MAVTSLRVAGALLLALIANAALLSVLLVQNASRHSAHHSDNINDNALELIYHKEGDVGSYSNLVSGGGKAGQSTTGRVMGAARDVQTQKVLLSGATRADSNGGVRSVKDMSADNIGSGGVKKVVHVLSRSQRSTILKVADTGRYLNDVIASLTSAELQSLEPGVAKTLVPALVGLESMVLRELERLHAVSLNQELRIEQLETRQLDQQDLLDSLSLARKEPVENQKQEPLEHDVTAGLSGNMSVQKVASERGSELYSAVQEETWSGSGEGVTLSPPAMTTLATATTTNGDNAIINHIYEIYSSLTSLEHKVTELGSSLTAAVGETYRQRSSLVRIEDIVGELGRTQRNLVMRTTMHTFKLSDMEQFKGQTEILLQTTSGTLSRFQGRLESFKDKVTEQQDEMQNMRAIFGRLEQMASELRAADTYKAHDIQELKQSVMQLESRLSHLYHSLDRSVGNLRWDVKTYLDHLCSSNSLQC